In the genome of Notamacropus eugenii isolate mMacEug1 chromosome 5, mMacEug1.pri_v2, whole genome shotgun sequence, one region contains:
- the LOC140508463 gene encoding nuclear pore glycoprotein p62-like: MDQETPSSHTPVTTYAQLESLINKWSLELEDQEKHFLQQATQVNAWDRTLIENGEKITSLHREAEKVKLDQKRLDQELDFILSQQKELEDLLAPLEEAMKEQSGTIYLQHADEEREKTYKLAENIDAQLKSMAQDLKDITEHLNMSGGPPDTNDPLQQICKILNAHMDSLQWIDQNSVLLQQKVEEVSKVFESRRKEQERSYRIVFD; encoded by the coding sequence ATGGATCAAGAGACTCCCTCATCTCATACCCCTGTGACGACTTATGCTCAGCTGGAAAGTCTGATCAATAAATGGAGTCTCGAACTGGAGGATCAAGAGAAACACTTCCTTCAGCAGGCCACTCAGGTGAATGCTTGGGACCGGACCTTAATTGAGAATGGTGAGAAGATCACTTCTTTacacagagaagcagagaaagtgaagctggatCAGAAAAGGTTGGACCAAGAATTAGACTTTATCCTGTCACAGCAGAAAGAACTGGAGGACCTGTTGGCCCCTCTAGAAGAGGCAATGAAGGAGCAAAGTGGGACTATCTATCTGCAGCATGCAGATGAGGAGCGAGAGAAAACTTATAAACTAGCAGAGAATATAGATGCTCAACTGAAGAGCATGGCCCAAGACCTCAAGGACATTACTGAGCACCTGAATATGTCTGGAGGGCCTCCTGACACCAATGACCCCCTCCAGCAGATCTGTAAAATTTTGAATGCACATATGGATTCACTTCAGTGGATTGATCAAAATTCAGTTTTGTTGCAGCAGAAGGTGGAAGAGGTATCAAAGGTTTTCGAGAGTCGCCGCAAGGAGCAGGAACGTAGCTATCGGATCGTGTTTGATTAA